The Vicia villosa cultivar HV-30 ecotype Madison, WI linkage group LG1, Vvil1.0, whole genome shotgun sequence genome includes a region encoding these proteins:
- the LOC131643438 gene encoding uncharacterized protein LOC131643438 yields MELAEIPELDMVSSSCEVLESGDSFVVDMDSFSSTINKDIINANSRTTLQRSLSRKGSQRWNDRNVNGCNVAVQDKDIVPTTCSPKASLLGPSKSTVMAVGSIQNSINTQQQQVHHQITITTASSNMCNNTNTENKCMTTRRNSFGRSYSWLLDPKKILLIFATLSSVGTLLLIYLTLSISKHNNGVEYGSDLQ; encoded by the exons ATGGAACTTGCTGAAATTCCTGAGTTG gaTATGGTTTCTTCTTCTTGTGAAGTTTTGGAATCAGGAGATAGCTTTGTCGTTGATATGGACTCTTTCTCTTCCACCATCAATAAAGACATCATCAATGCCAATTCAAGAACAACA TTGCAGAGGAGCCTTTCTAGGAAAGGATCTCAACGTTGGAATGATAGGAATGTGAATGGTTGTAACGTTGCAGTTCAAGACAAAGATATTGTCCCTACTACATGCTCTCCGAAAG CTTCTTTGTTGGGACCTTCCAAGTCAACAGTAATGGCTGTAGGGTCCATACAGAATTCAAtaaacacacaacaacaacaagtaCATCATCAAATTACTATCACAACAGCTAGTAGTAACATGTGTAACAACACCAACACAGAAAACAAATGTATGACGACGAGGAGAAATAGTTTTGGACGATCTTATTCATGGCTCCTTGATCCTAAGAAAATTCTTCTTATCTTTGCCACATT GTCAAGCGTGGGAACGTTATTACTGATATACTTGACTCTTAGTATAAGCAAGCATAATAACGGAGTTGAATATGGAAGTGATTTGCAGTAG